In the genome of Bacteroides mediterraneensis, the window TAAATAATCAGGGTATTGAGGTTATGTTGAATCATCGCCATCGAATTGGAAACGTGAATTATTACATTGGAAGTAATTTCACTTTCGCCCGTAATAAAATTATATTCTTTGACGAAGCTGCCAATATACCTGAATGGCAAAGACAAACCGGTGGCCCGTTAAATACATGGTTGATGTATAAAACGGATGGAATTTACCAAAACTGGGATGAGGTAAATAATAGCGTACACATGCCGGGAGCACAGCCGGGTGATATTAGGTATGTAGATGTGGATGGTAATGGAATCATCAGTGAAAATGATAAAATTCGTAGTAAAACGGGTAATGTACCTGAGATTGTGTATGGTATTAATTATGGCATTGAATGGAAAGGATTGGAAATAAGCATGATGTGGGCTGGACAAGGAAGAGCTTCACAAATGATTGTTCCTTATTCGTATAACCAAGATAAAGATTTGTATTATAATCGTTGGATTTCGGAAGAGGAAACTCCAAATTCAAAATATCCTCGTGCTTTCGATAAGGATGATGTGATTAATACACCTTGGAGTGATTTTTGGTTGTACAATGCTTCATTTATTCGTTTGAAAAATGCCGAGATTGCATATACTTTGCCGCAAAGATGGGCGGAACGTTTGAAGTTACAGAATGTGCGCTTTTCGTTGTCGGGCACCAACTTGCTGACTTTTGATAAAATTAAATTACAGGATCCGGAATCGGATGCAACAGGGCTTGGTCAATCTTATCCATTGGCAAGAACTTACTCATTTGGCATTAATGTGACTTTCTAACCTTTTAAGAAAACTAAAAATATGAAGACAACATTTATAAAAAGAATATGCTTCGGAGCGCTACTGGCTGCTATGGCATCATGCGATATCTTGGATGTGGATCCATTGGATACTTATACTGAAGAAGATGTGTTTTCGGATGTAAGTTTGTTGAAGTCATACGTACATCGGAATTATAATCTTCCACAAACAGGATGGGATCATACTGCTTTGCGGTATTCGTGTGATGAATCAATCAATAACTTTAATTGGAATAATTCTTATCAGGTACTTGAAGGGTCTGTCACTCCTGATCAGTTAGGAAACCTTGATATTTGGTCAGCTTACTATGAGAATATTAAGAATTGTAATATTTTCTTTGAACATATGGATTACGTGAATAAAGTAGATCAGCCAGAACGGAATTATTTGATTGGAGAAGCTACTTTCTTCCGTGCGTTTTATTATATGGAGTTAGTAAACCGTTATGGAGGAGTTCCCATGATAACCAAATCTTATCAATTGGATGATACGGATGAGGTGTTGAATATTAAGCGTGCAAGCTATACGGAATGTGTAGATTCCATTGTCGGTTGGTTTGATCGTGCGGCTACATACCTTCCGGAAAAATATGAGAATGATGCAGATTTTGGTCGCGTTACTAAAGTGGCTGCTTTAGCTCTGAAGAGTCGTATGTTACTTTATGCTGCCAGTCCATGGTGGAATGTTAAGACTTATGAAGAGGCTGCTAAGGCTGCTGAGGAGGTAATCAATTTATGTGGTGGTTTGGGAGTAAATAATTTGGATCCGGACTATCAAGGATTGTTCTTGAATCCGGAAAGTTCAGAGATTATATTTCAACGTCTTTATACCCAAGAATTTGGGCATTGGTTTGATGCTGAAAATAGCCCGAATGGTTGGCATGGTTACTCAGCTACTTGCGTGACTCAGGAAATGGTGGATAGTTATGAGAAAAGAGGTGGTATAATGCCTGATACGCAATGGTACGACGGTCAAACAACAACGACTGTTAATCCGTGGAAAGACCGAGATCCACGGTTTTATGCATCTATTGTATGTGATGGACAATCATTCCGAGATGGAGAAGCAGAGTTTTATGTCAATGAGGATGGGACAAGTGGTGGAAAAGACAGTGAATATGGTACTGACAACTGGAACTATTCGGAAACCCATTATACAATCCGTAAATTTATGGATGAGAATCTGGTTAATCTGTGGTCAGAAAAGGCATACCATCCATGGATATATTGCCGTTTAGCTGAAATTTATCTGAATTATGCAGAAGCAAAATACTTCTGTGGGGATGAAATAACGGCCCGCCAGTATGTAAATTTTGTGAGGGAAAGAGCTCGCAATATGACTGAAAATCCGACAAACATGTTACCTGATGTGACAGAAAGTGGAGAAGCCTTGTTGAAAAGAATTCAACAGGAACGTAAGGTAGAACTGGCTTTTGAGGAACACCGTTATTTTGATGTACGTCGTTGGAAGATAGCGGAAGATACGCAAGTGGGGCAGTTCCATGGCATCAAAATAACTAAAAAGGCTGATGGAACCAAGACGTATACGATAACGAATGTAGGTAATCCTCGTAAGTTTATAGCTCCAAATCATTATTTGGCTCCTATCCCGAATTATGAGCGTCGTAAGAATAGTGCATTGGAACAAAATCCTGGATATACTGATTTGTAAAGATTTAAATAGAAATCTGTTCCTAGATGAAAAATAAAGTTTAATTTAGGAACAGATTTCAGTTATTTGTAAACGCATAACTTAAAATCTGTAATAGATGAATTTACTTAACGCATTTTTAATTGGGGGATTTGCATTCATGACATCAAGTGTAGATGCTGGAGATACAACCCGTTGGCATATTGCTCCGGATAATCAGATTATTTGGTCAGTAAACGGAAATATTCCACATGAAGATCATATAGAAATGAGTGGAAAGACTGTTTCCGTGGTACTTCGTTATGGGGTCAATAGTAAAGGTGCCTTTTGTTTGAATAAAAGTATAGTGTGGCCAGGTCTGCGGACTATTCCTAATAATACACATGCCAGTTTGATGCGTCGTTATGACTGGAATCCGCTTGCCGGAGTTACGGTAAACGGACGTAGTCTGCAGTCTGATGAAAAAGTAAAAGAGCTGGGAATAAAGGGTAAGTTAAAGGTTAGTAGTGTTGTAAATCAGGGATATTATGGTGAATGGGAAATAGTGCGTGAGTATTTCCCCTCTACAGAATTTCCAGCTTTGATAGAATTGTATCAGGTGATAAACAAGGGAAAAAATCTGTTGGCTGTGGAAATACCGAAGAGTTGTTTTAGTGCTCAGACTGATTCTTCAAAAGGAGTAAAAGGAACTTATTTTATTGAAGGAAAATTGTGGCAGAATGGATATTTTACATTGCAGCCTGGAGATACTTTGAATTTTTCTGCGTCTATTTCCGCGCGGGATTCGGAAACATCTTGTCTTGTGCTTGATGCTTGTGAGGAGAGGAAGAAAAGGGATTCACAGGTTGACTTTTGGATGAATAACTTAGTTTTGGAAACTCCAGATTCTATAATAAATCAAATGTTTGCATTCTCAAAGATACGTGCTTGTGAAAGTATTTATGAAACTCAAGGAGGACCTATGCATGGTCCAGGAGGAGAATCATATTATGCTGCTATTTGGGCTAATGACCAAGCTGAATATATTAATCCCTATTTTCCTTATATTGGTTATGAGTATGGGAATATTTCAGCTTTGAATAGTTTCAAACATTTTGCACGTTTTATGAATGATGAATGGAAACCAATTCCCAGTTCAATTGTCGCTGAAGGATTGGATATTTGGGCTGGAGTGGGTGACCGTGGCGATGCTGCAATGATAGCTTATGGGGCTTCTCGTTATGCATTGGCTCGTGCTAACCGTGAAGAGGCAGAAGAATTATGGCCACTTATTTCTTGGTGTTTGGAATATTGTCATCGAAAATTAAATGAAGGGGGAGTTGTTGCTTCAGATACAGATGAACTGGAAAATCGTTTTCCTTCGGGGGATGCCAATCTTTGTACATCTTCACTTTATTATGATGCATTGATTTCAGCTGCCTATTTGGCAAAGGAGTTGGGGAAAGGAAGCAATGTGGCAAATACCTATAGAAAACAGGCTGCTATTTTACGTAAGAATATTGAGGTGTATTTTGGAAGTACGGTCGAAGGTTATTCAACTTATGCCTATTATAAGGGAAATGAGGTACTCCGTTCTTGGATTTGTATTCCTTTAACAATGGGAATTGACGAACGAAAAGAAGGTACAATTCAAGCACTGTTTTCTCCTCGGTTATGGACTGAGAATGGGTTGCTCACACAAGCAGGAAGTGAGACTTTTTGGGATCGATCTACACTTTATGCTTTACGAGGAGTATATGCTGCCGGTGAAACAGAAAAGGCAACAGAATATTTGCATCGCTATTCTAAAACCAGATTACTAGGAGAACATGTACCTTATGCCATAGAGGCGTGGCCTGAGGGGGAACAACGACATCTTTCTGCTGAAAGTGGCCTCTATGGACGTATCATAACTGAGGGCTTGTTTGGTATTCGTCCAGTTGGATTTAAATCATTTATGTTGACTCCTCGTCTTTCTAAGAAGTGGAATCAGATGGCATTGCGTCATGTACGTGCGTTTGGGGCAGACTTTGATTTGATTATTCAACGTCATGGCACAGGGAAACTACAAGTTATAATGACTACAAGTCATGGTAAGAAGAAAGTCTACGATATGAAAGAAGGGAAAACAATCACAATCAATTTGAATTAATATGATAAGACATTTATTGTTGTTGGGTACAATCGTTTTATTCTCGTCGGGGTGTGGTAATTCGGCTGGAAAATCCGTGGTGGAAAAGTTTCCTCAAGAGCAGACGGCTGTGTTTAGTTCTACAGATAAATATTTGGAAAACACATATAATTGGGCTCGTAAAATGGCTTTGTCGTATGCACACGATGGTACGGATCCTGTAGGCTATTGGTATGAAGCCGCTTTACCTCAGCGTGAAGCTTTTTGTATGCGCGATGTCTCTCATCAGTCGGTGGGAGCACAGATCTTGGGACTGGCTGTTCATAATAAAAATATGTTTAGAAAATTTGCTGAGAATATCAGTGAAAATAAGGATTGGTGTACGTACTGGGAAATTAATCGTTATGATAAGCCTGCACCGGCAGATTATACGAATGATAAAGAGTTTTGGTATAATTTGAATGCTAATTTTGATGTGATTCAGGCTTGTTGGAAAATGTATGAGTGGACAGGTGATAAAGACTACCTGACTGATTCTTGTTTTGTGAATTTTTACAATAAATCTTTGAATGAGTATATTTCCCGTTGGCAACTGCAACCTGAGAGTATTATGTCGAGGCCACGTTATATGAATCAGCCAAAGAATTTTGACTTGAATAATAACTTTCATACTTGCAGAGGGTTGGCTTCTTATGTGGAAAACTTCAGGGGATTGACTGTGGGAGTGGATTTGATAGCAGCGTTGTATGCGGGATTTGATGCTAGTTCCAAGATGGCTTTATTGTTAGGAAATAAGGGAAAAGCAGAAAAAGACAGACAGATGGCGCTTGAATATAGGAATATTTTGGAGAAGGAATGGTGGTGTGAAGACAGTGCTTATTATCAGACTTTCTGGACAGAAGACCATACTTTCTATCGTGGAGAAGGTGTGCCGTTTATTTTATGGTTTGGTGCAACGGAGGATGCAAATCGTATTCGGGCTTCTGTTAAAGATATTTTGAACAAGGAATGGAATGTGGAGAATATGTCTGCTTTTCCTGCATTGTTGTATCGTTTGGGATATTTTAAGGAAGCTTATACCTATCTGACTGAACTTCCACAGATGAATCGTTCGGAATACCCGGAGGTTTCGTATGGAATTATAGAAGGTATGATAAATGGAGTAATGGGGATTGTTCCTTCTGCTAGTGAACGAAAGATTTCTACTTGTTCTCGTTTGGCTGAGGATAGTTTGACGGCTGAGATTAGAAATCTTCCTGTTTTTGATGGGTATGTGACAGTAAAACATATAGGACGTGTGATAAGTGAGATTGAGAATCAAACATCACAGAATCTTGTATGGAAAGTAATGTTTCTTGGAAAGCATCCACAAATTAAAATAGATGGAAATACTTGTAAAGCTATGAATTTTCAGGATGCGAATGGAAACTCTTATTCGATGATTGAGGTAAGTTTGCCATCTGGAGAGAAGATGTCTGCACAGATATTGTAAAAGAAAAAGTAATATACTTTTGTAGATTGTGAAATTCAGAATCTATTTTACTATAAATCGGTTGTTGAAGAACTATGATTTTTCTTCAATAACCGATTTTTGTTTCGGTGAAATAGTAAGGGGTGAGAATAAAATTTTGTATTTTTGTTTTGAAAAATGAGCTTCTAGTTGTAAACTGCTAAGATATGAAGGTTGTAAGACTACTTTTTTTTATTGCATTACTAATTCCTGTTTTTCCATGTTGGGGAGCATTTAGGAATGTTACTCATTATACGATTAGTGATGGACTTTCAAATAACGCTGTTTATAGTATTGTACAGGATACTAAGGGGCGTATGTGGTTTGGAACGATTGACGGGCTTCATAGTTTTGATGGAAACCATATTCGTGTGTGGAGAGATAATCGTGTAGAATCTCTAGGAGCCTGTATTTATACTATATTGGAAGATAGCATGCGACTTTATGTTGGTAGTGAGCGAGGCTTGAGTGTCTTCGATTTATTGACGGAAAGTTTTTCTGATTTTCAGGTGCGTTCTGAATTTGGGGAGGGCATACATTCTTCAGTTTCTCATGTAATGCGCGATCATCACCATAATATTTGGATAAGTACTGCTGGACAAGGAGTCTTTCGCTATGATCTTCTTCATAAAACACTCCATCAATATATGGCAATTGGGAAGGTGAATTGTGATTTTGTATATTATATAATGGAGGATTCTTTTGGAACAGTATGGCTTGCTACCCGTGAAGGAGGAATCAGTCGTTATATGCCTTCTCAAGACATGTTTCAGCCAGTAGCTTCGGGAGATGTGAAGGATGCACGGGTATTGTTTGAAGATTCTGCTCATCGTCTTTGGGTAGGTAGTGGAAGCGATGGACTTTATTTGTTGGATAGGGAACAGGGGAGACTGATTCAGAAAATACCTCCTTTATCGTTCAATCATCCTTTTCAAGTAAGAAGAATTGTGGAATGGCAACGTAATCATTTGTTGCTTGCTTCGGATGAGGGACTGACGATATATAATATTCTGACAGGTGAAGTGAATGTGGTAAGAGCGGATAATAAACATCCAGAAGGATTGAATGATAATTATTTACATGAATTGTTTATTGACCGTGAGAATGCACTTTGGATTGGTACTTATTTTGGGGGGGTAAATTATGTATCCTCTCTGCAGGATAATTTCTTGCATTATTATAAAGATAATTCTCAGCTGGATGCAAGTATTATTAGTGTGTTCGCTCATGCTGATAAGGATAATTTATGGATAGGTACTGATGATGCTGGCTTTTTTTATTGGGACAGACATAAACAGATTTTTCGTGCTTATCAGCCTTTGAAAGGAAAATCTGGCCCTACTTATCATAACATTCATGCTTTATTGCAGGACGGTGATAAATTGTTTGTGGGGATGTATATGGGGGGATTGGATATTTTGGATTTACGTACGGGAGTATTTAAAAATTATAAATCGGATACATCTCCACATTCGCTTTATTCTTCTGAAATATATGCGCTTTATAAGGATTCTAGGCAAAAGATATGGGTTGGCACGACTTCTGGGTTGAATGTTTATAAGCCACAATCAGATGATTTTGAACGGATATATGAATTACATGGAGCCAGCATTTCGTATATCTTTGAGGATAGTCAACAGAATCTTTGGGTATGTTCTCTTAACCGAGGTGTTTATTGCTTGAATCATCGGACAGGGAAATGGATACATTATTTTCATCAAGTAAAAGATGAACGAGGTACGCTTCCTACAAATCAGATTATTACAGGTTGTCTGGATATGCAGGGGGAACTTTGGTTGGGGACAGACGGAGACGGCTTGCTTAGATATGACCGTAAGAAAGATTTATTTGTACGTGAAAATTTGCCTGCGCACATACGTGTGGTTTATAAAATCTTACCGGATAAAGATAAACTGTGGTTTACGACTAATAATGGTATGTTCTGTTATCAGTCTCAAACTTCTTCCTTAAAATTTTATAATAAGAAAGATGGTCTACAGGAGAACTTGTTTCTTCCCAATTCAGGCATACAATTATCCGATGGCACAATTATGGTGGGTGGAGTAAATGGTTTTAATGAGTTTCATCCGGATAAAATTCAGACCGATCTTCAAGTACCTACGGTGATTTTGACCGATTTCCAGATGTTTAATAAACCGGTGATTGTTGGTAGTAAGGATTCGCCGTTGAAAGTTTCCATTACTTATGCAGATCGTTTGATTTTGGATCATTCTCATTCCATGTTCAGTTTCTCGGTTGCTACATTGAGTTATATTAATACTTCTAAGAACAGGTATCGTTATCGTTTGAAGGGGTTTGAAAAGGATTGGACGGAAACAAGTAATGCACCACATGTAACTTATACAGATTTGCCTGCTGGAAGTTATGTTTTTCAGGTGAGTGCGTCTAATTCTGATGGAGTCTGGAATGAGAATGCCATTTCGTTTCCTATTAAAGTATTGCCCCCCTGGTGGGCTTCTTCTTATATGATTGCGGGTTATGTATTATTGGGATTGGCATGTTTGGTCTATTCCTATTATAGGATAAACAGAATACATCGTCGGCGTATGACGTTACTTACGATTAAAAAAGACCGTGAGATTTATCAGAGTAAAATAGAGTTCTTTACGAATGTCATGCATGAAATACGTACTCCATTGACATTAATACTGGCACCGTTAGAACATGTGATGAAAAGTTCGGGGACAGTAAAGGATGTTCTTCCGCAGTTGCAGGTAATAGAGCGGAATGCGGAACGTTTGCTGACGCTTGTTAATCAGTTGATGGATTTTCGTAAAGTTGAGTCGGGAGGAATGAATGTGATATTGGCGGAAACCAATGTCAAGACTTTATTGATGAATGTATATCAGCGTTTTCAGCTTTCGGCAGATATGAAACATATTAAGATTAGTTTGACAATGCCAGAGGAGCCTTGCTATGCTCGTATTGATCAGGAGGCATTTACAAAGGTAATCAGTAACTTATTGTCGAATGCATTGAAGTTTACTGATACTTATATTGGGGTTGATTTGTTGATTGTGAGTGATCGGAAATTGGAAGTGAGGGTGAGAGATAATGGCCGGGGGATTGATGTGAAAGAACAAGGAAAAATATTCTCTCCTTTCTATCAGGTTCCTGATAAGACCTCTTCTGAGCGAGTGGGGACTGGGGTAGGACTTTCATTGGTAAAGAAACTTGTAGATTTGATGCATGGCAGTCTTACCTTGGAAAGCGAGTTGGGGGCAGGCTCTACTTTTATTGTATGTTTTGACAGACTTGTACATAAAGGGGAGGAAGATTTAGAAAAGATTCCTTCCCAGGAGGTACGGGGTGAAGATAATGCGGATATGCCGGAAGGACAGTATCGTATTCTGATAGTAGATGATAATCAAGATTTGAGGGAATATTTACTTCAGTTACTTTCTGTGCATTATCAGGTATTTTATGCAGTGAATGGTAAAGATGCATGGGAGCAGATCTCACAGAATATGCCCGATTTGATAATCAGTGATGTGATGATGCCTGTGATGGATGGCATACAGCTTTGTCATCACGTGAAGTCTAATCTTTCAACCAGTCATATTCCAGTGGTTATGCTTACGGCAAAAGCATCCTCCGAGGATTATGTGGAAGGGCTTGAAAATGGTGCGGACGTGTATCTTGAGAAACCTTTTTCAGGTGACGTAATTAATGCGCAGATTGCAAGCATTTTCAGAAACAGGGAGAGGTTGAAAAAAGAGTTTAAGACGAAACCGATGGTAGCTTCTGTATCTATATCTAAACTAGATACTCTTTTGATTGATAAGATATCTAAAATTGTTGAGAAACGAATGACAGACTCGGACTTTACCGTGGATGTACTGGCCCAGGAGGTTGGAATTTCTCGGTCTGGTTTGTTTACAAAGATTAAAGCCATATCGGGAATGACTCCAAACGATTACATTCGCTTGATTCGTTTGAAGAAGGCGGCCTATTTATTGGCAGAAGAGGGGGTTTCTAGCAGTGAAGCATGTTTTCGGGTTGGATTTTCTTCCCCCTCCTATTTTGCCAAATGTTTTCAGGCACAATTTGGTATTGCTCCGGCAGAGTTCAGAAAAAAGGGGTGTAGGGATTGAAGATGGAATTCAGAACATGAACGCGATGGAGGCTCCGAAAGTAAAGTTATGCATCGGTGTCCGTTTGCTGTAGGAGCGTGCTTCGCGGTTTCCTTCTTCATCCACCCAGGTATTTTTCAGGTCATAGGTCAGCCGGGGAGAGGCAAAGTCATAGTCGCAATACAGGCGCAGGGCAGCATCCTCTTTGTAACGGTAGGTGAGGGAAATGCCCGTGCCCAGCTTGAACGTGGAACTTTTCCGGATGTGCAGAAACTCTTCATCCACAAACGTGCTGCGTAGCAGTTCGTGGGTGGTCAGGTCTTCCTGTTGGAGATAATATTCCACATCTTCCTTGTAGAACTGGTTGTAGGCTTCCTGGCTGACTTTTTGCCGGTCGAAGATATCAGGGTTGATGCGGGAGAGGGAATTCAGGGTAAAGTCGGCATTCAGTCGCCGGCCGACCAGCAGTTTGCCGCCCAGCTGGAAGTGGCGGTTCAAAGGGTATGAGAAATAGGCCCCTAAGTCGATGTCGCACATTCCCAGATGGTCCGATTCCAGTCCGTCGAGCAGGAACATGTTGACCGGAGCTCCTTCCTGCAAGTCGTTGTCCAGGTCGAAATGCCGTTTGTTCTCTTCCGGGATATCGGCTATCACCGGCAAGGTGGACACTTTCAGGCGGCCTCCCACTCCGAAGTAGGTATTGAAAAAATAAGCTCCTTCCACACTGACTACCGTGGCGGTCCCTGTCCGCAGGCGCATGCCCAGAGGGGAACCGTGTTCCTTGTCATATAATTCGGCAGTACGCAGGCTGGAGGGTCCCGTCGCAAATCCCATGTTGAAGCTCAAAAAGGAAGGTGCCTCATAACGGTTGTAGCTTGTATCATCTGGCCGTGTGTCCTTATGCTTGAAAATCAGGTCGGAAAAGAAATATCCCAGGTCGGTAGAAATCATACCGATACCGGCTCCCACCAGTACGTCGCCAATCCAGTGGCGGTTGTTCAGCTGTCGGGTCACTCCGGTCAGTCCGGCCAACGTATATCCGCCGATGCTATACCACGGACTGAGCATGCCATATTCCTTGTGCAGAATGGTGGCACACATAAAGGCGGTGGCGGTATGCCCCGAGGGAAATGAATTGTTTGAGGAATTGTCCGGACGTACTTCCTTGGTAGTATATTTCAAGGTATTCACAAATCCGGCCATGAGAGCCGCCGAAAATACATTGCTGACGGTCAGTTCTTTCCACGAGCTGCGTCCTTCCACCCCCGCCAGTTTCATTCCCCATGTGGCTGCCAGAGGGAGATATTGCGTATAGTTGTCGTATTTTTGGTGGAAGTTGGGTTCGAAACGGTTGCGCAGGGTGCGGAAATTCTTGTTTTCTCCTTTTACAATCAGCCCGGAAGCGATGAATGGAATACCCATGTATGAGAAGTTCCTGCGAAAATGGTCTTTCGCTTTGGGAACAGAGTATTTTCCTTCCGGTGAGATGGAAAGAAGAGAGTCCTTGGTCGGGTAGGCAGTGCCGTCCGGCAGGCGGGCGTGCAGGGACGAAACAATCAGAGGGAGGATGGAAAGAAATAACAAGACACGGATTTTCATTGCGGTTCAGAAATTAAAAAATACATAGTGGGAGACCGCAAAGATAGTGCTTTAGGAAGAGATACAGAAGAATGTCTGATGTACATGGGGGTTTGCTATTTTGTTGATAATCAGATTGTATTTTATTTTTCTCATGTACAAATCCGACGGTAGGTGGGAATTTCCTTCCGGAGGAAGCGAAATGCTGGAAGTACATAAAAAAAGGAGGCCGATTTATAGCCTCCTTTTTTATATCAATGGAATATCCGATTATTTGATGTTCGGGTTCAGTTTGTTCCATTCAGAGATAGCAGGAAGAACGCCCATAGCGATTACTTCGTCACGCAATTCGCACAGGTGAGCATAGCTCTTGTCCAAAGCAGCCTGTTCTTCAGCTGTACCGTTCAATGCAGCGCAGTGGCAACCGTCAGCTGTGATTGAAGTTTCCCAAGCCATCATGATGTGATCGTACTTATCGTTTGAGATATAAGTACCAGCCGGCCAACGGAAGGCTTTGCCACCCATAGCAGCGCCAATCATTTCGATAGAAACGTATGCCGGGCTCTGGAATGAAGAACGGCCACGCAAGTTGATGATGTTGGCACCACCTTTTGTTACTTTCTGCTGGATTTCAGCCCACTGTTCTTTAGTCAGAGCGTCAGTACCGATCATGTCGATCAACGGTTTGCCGTTTACTTTTGCAGTTGAAGCAAATACAGCCATCTGTTCGCCGTGGCCACCGTAAGTACGGCAGTTTTCAACAGCGTCCATAGATACGCCGAAGTGTTTAGCCAATTCGCTGCGCAGACGAGTAGAGTCGAGAGCGGCCAAGGTAGTAACCTGGCTCGGTTTCAAACCAGAGTACAACAAAGTAATCAAACCAGTGATATCAGCCGGGTTGAAGATTACCACGATGTGTTTTACATCCGGACAGTACTGTTTTACGTTCTTACCGAATTCTTCAGCGATGGCAGCGTTACCTTTCAACAGGTCTTCACGAGTCATACCAGCTTTACGGGCAGCACCACCTGAGTTTACGATATATTTAGCACCAGTCAGCGCTTCTTTGATATCTGAAGTGAAAGTGACATTCACACCTTCGAAACCGCAGTGGAACAATTCTTCAGCAACACCTTCCAAACCTGGAGCGTACGGGTCGTACAAACAGATGTTAGGAGTTAAGCCCATCATGATAGCAGTCTGAGCCATGTTAGAACCGATCATACCGGCAGCACCAACAATGGTAAGTTTTTCGTTTGTTACAAATTCCATAATTCTTATGTATTTAAGTTATGTATAAAAGTGTATAG includes:
- a CDS encoding RagB/SusD family nutrient uptake outer membrane protein; protein product: MKTTFIKRICFGALLAAMASCDILDVDPLDTYTEEDVFSDVSLLKSYVHRNYNLPQTGWDHTALRYSCDESINNFNWNNSYQVLEGSVTPDQLGNLDIWSAYYENIKNCNIFFEHMDYVNKVDQPERNYLIGEATFFRAFYYMELVNRYGGVPMITKSYQLDDTDEVLNIKRASYTECVDSIVGWFDRAATYLPEKYENDADFGRVTKVAALALKSRMLLYAASPWWNVKTYEEAAKAAEEVINLCGGLGVNNLDPDYQGLFLNPESSEIIFQRLYTQEFGHWFDAENSPNGWHGYSATCVTQEMVDSYEKRGGIMPDTQWYDGQTTTTVNPWKDRDPRFYASIVCDGQSFRDGEAEFYVNEDGTSGGKDSEYGTDNWNYSETHYTIRKFMDENLVNLWSEKAYHPWIYCRLAEIYLNYAEAKYFCGDEITARQYVNFVRERARNMTENPTNMLPDVTESGEALLKRIQQERKVELAFEEHRYFDVRRWKIAEDTQVGQFHGIKITKKADGTKTYTITNVGNPRKFIAPNHYLAPIPNYERRKNSALEQNPGYTDL
- a CDS encoding two-component regulator propeller domain-containing protein — translated: MKVVRLLFFIALLIPVFPCWGAFRNVTHYTISDGLSNNAVYSIVQDTKGRMWFGTIDGLHSFDGNHIRVWRDNRVESLGACIYTILEDSMRLYVGSERGLSVFDLLTESFSDFQVRSEFGEGIHSSVSHVMRDHHHNIWISTAGQGVFRYDLLHKTLHQYMAIGKVNCDFVYYIMEDSFGTVWLATREGGISRYMPSQDMFQPVASGDVKDARVLFEDSAHRLWVGSGSDGLYLLDREQGRLIQKIPPLSFNHPFQVRRIVEWQRNHLLLASDEGLTIYNILTGEVNVVRADNKHPEGLNDNYLHELFIDRENALWIGTYFGGVNYVSSLQDNFLHYYKDNSQLDASIISVFAHADKDNLWIGTDDAGFFYWDRHKQIFRAYQPLKGKSGPTYHNIHALLQDGDKLFVGMYMGGLDILDLRTGVFKNYKSDTSPHSLYSSEIYALYKDSRQKIWVGTTSGLNVYKPQSDDFERIYELHGASISYIFEDSQQNLWVCSLNRGVYCLNHRTGKWIHYFHQVKDERGTLPTNQIITGCLDMQGELWLGTDGDGLLRYDRKKDLFVRENLPAHIRVVYKILPDKDKLWFTTNNGMFCYQSQTSSLKFYNKKDGLQENLFLPNSGIQLSDGTIMVGGVNGFNEFHPDKIQTDLQVPTVILTDFQMFNKPVIVGSKDSPLKVSITYADRLILDHSHSMFSFSVATLSYINTSKNRYRYRLKGFEKDWTETSNAPHVTYTDLPAGSYVFQVSASNSDGVWNENAISFPIKVLPPWWASSYMIAGYVLLGLACLVYSYYRINRIHRRRMTLLTIKKDREIYQSKIEFFTNVMHEIRTPLTLILAPLEHVMKSSGTVKDVLPQLQVIERNAERLLTLVNQLMDFRKVESGGMNVILAETNVKTLLMNVYQRFQLSADMKHIKISLTMPEEPCYARIDQEAFTKVISNLLSNALKFTDTYIGVDLLIVSDRKLEVRVRDNGRGIDVKEQGKIFSPFYQVPDKTSSERVGTGVGLSLVKKLVDLMHGSLTLESELGAGSTFIVCFDRLVHKGEEDLEKIPSQEVRGEDNADMPEGQYRILIVDDNQDLREYLLQLLSVHYQVFYAVNGKDAWEQISQNMPDLIISDVMMPVMDGIQLCHHVKSNLSTSHIPVVMLTAKASSEDYVEGLENGADVYLEKPFSGDVINAQIASIFRNRERLKKEFKTKPMVASVSISKLDTLLIDKISKIVEKRMTDSDFTVDVLAQEVGISRSGLFTKIKAISGMTPNDYIRLIRLKKAAYLLAEEGVSSSEACFRVGFSSPSYFAKCFQAQFGIAPAEFRKKGCRD
- a CDS encoding phosphatase PAP2 family protein — its product is MKIRVLLFLSILPLIVSSLHARLPDGTAYPTKDSLLSISPEGKYSVPKAKDHFRRNFSYMGIPFIASGLIVKGENKNFRTLRNRFEPNFHQKYDNYTQYLPLAATWGMKLAGVEGRSSWKELTVSNVFSAALMAGFVNTLKYTTKEVRPDNSSNNSFPSGHTATAFMCATILHKEYGMLSPWYSIGGYTLAGLTGVTRQLNNRHWIGDVLVGAGIGMISTDLGYFFSDLIFKHKDTRPDDTSYNRYEAPSFLSFNMGFATGPSSLRTAELYDKEHGSPLGMRLRTGTATVVSVEGAYFFNTYFGVGGRLKVSTLPVIADIPEENKRHFDLDNDLQEGAPVNMFLLDGLESDHLGMCDIDLGAYFSYPLNRHFQLGGKLLVGRRLNADFTLNSLSRINPDIFDRQKVSQEAYNQFYKEDVEYYLQQEDLTTHELLRSTFVDEEFLHIRKSSTFKLGTGISLTYRYKEDAALRLYCDYDFASPRLTYDLKNTWVDEEGNREARSYSKRTPMHNFTFGASIAFMF
- a CDS encoding malate dehydrogenase, with the translated sequence MEFVTNEKLTIVGAAGMIGSNMAQTAIMMGLTPNICLYDPYAPGLEGVAEELFHCGFEGVNVTFTSDIKEALTGAKYIVNSGGAARKAGMTREDLLKGNAAIAEEFGKNVKQYCPDVKHIVVIFNPADITGLITLLYSGLKPSQVTTLAALDSTRLRSELAKHFGVSMDAVENCRTYGGHGEQMAVFASTAKVNGKPLIDMIGTDALTKEQWAEIQQKVTKGGANIINLRGRSSFQSPAYVSIEMIGAAMGGKAFRWPAGTYISNDKYDHIMMAWETSITADGCHCAALNGTAEEQAALDKSYAHLCELRDEVIAMGVLPAISEWNKLNPNIK